A stretch of Henckelia pumila isolate YLH828 chromosome 4, ASM3356847v2, whole genome shotgun sequence DNA encodes these proteins:
- the LOC140864439 gene encoding putative late blight resistance protein homolog R1A-10, translating to MAYAAVITLKLTLQQILLHPDTYSIPCEKKHIESFHEKLEFLQQFLEEYPYNKRNEKAISVETRIRDTAYEAEDFMDLHLNNLSDSMMGQIISIELMMEKVDSIIEEVAKIKEQMGLEIKQGRGSPMEEDTKTCKEPPNALSKDSSSSAKNLIMVGFDEYLMQIKDQLTGESSALEVISIVGMGGIGKTTLATYAYNDPSVLYKFDVRAWATLSQSYTRVRDILLAMLDSMKILTKEMYQESGDQLRLHVYHNLKHRRYLITIDDIWDTNAWDYLKMMFPDDRTGSRILLTTRIADVAAYASPPEAVHHISLLSDDQSWKLLCSKVFGDESCPLNLQEIGKTIAKNCRGLPLSVVVIGGLLSKVEKTQIVWQSVAKNVSSLVFSSDDQCADILRLSYNYLPQYLKPCFLYMGVFPKGHEIHVSKLTKLLVAEGFLRQGEGQFPEEVAQSCVEDLLDRSLLLMSKKDYEGKIKAFKIHDLLLDFCGKQAKDEKFLQITKSPANLHFRTVSESERRISIHRGEKFEFVYSCYVLDDSTSHVRSILCVGQCNIFSYLLLRFQLLKVLDATQTRFQYFPPQVLELVNLRYIALLCDGDIPASITKLCNLQTLIISGDRWRYSKNRLPMEIWLMVHLRHVKFDRVYLLDPCKANFDFYSKHLVLKDLQTLSGYGI from the coding sequence ATGGCCTATGCTGCTGTAATTACTCTTAAACTAACTCTTCAGCAAATCCTCCTTCATCCTGATACATATTCCATACCTTGTGAGAAGAAGCATATTGAATCCTTTCACGAAAAGCTTGAATTCTTGCAGCAGTTCTTGGAAGAATACCCTTACAATAAAAGAAATGAAAAAGCTATCTCTGTAGAAACAAGAATCAGAGATACAGCATATGAAGCAGAAGATTTCATGGATCTCCATTTAAACAACCTATCTGATTCGATGATGGGGCAAATCATTAGTATTGAGCTAATGATGGAGAAAGTTGATTCCATAATTGAAGAGGTGGCAAAGATTAAAGAACAAATGGGGTTGGAGATCAAACAAGGAAGAGGTTCGCCCATGGAAGAAGACACCAAGACCTGCAAAGAACCTCCGAATGCTTTAAGTAAGGATTCATCAAGTTCTGCGAAGAACTTGATCATGGTGGGATTTGATGAGTACTTGATGCAGATTAAGGATCAACTTACCGGGGAATCGTCTGCACTCGAGGTCATCTCAATTGTAGGGATGGGCGGAATCGGTAAGACAACTTTGGCGACATATGCTTATAATGATCCATCTGTCCTATATAAATTTGATGTTCGTGCTTGGGCCACTCTATCTCAATCATATACTAGAGTACGAGATATCCTGTTAGCTATGCTAGATTCAATGAAAATATTGACCAAGGAAATGTATCAAGAGAGTGGTGATCAATTGAGACTTCATGTGTATCATAACTTGAAGCATCGAAGGTACCTCATCACAATAGATGATATTTGGGATACTAATGCCTGGGATTACTTGAAAATGATGTTTCCAGATGACAGAACCGGAAGCCGGATCTTGTTGACCACTCGGATTGCTGATGTGGCTGCATATGCTAGCCCACCCGAGGCTGTTCATCATATTTCTCTTTTAAGTGATGATCAAAGTTGGAAGCTACTATGTTCTAAAGTTTTCGGAGATGAATCCTGCCCTCTCAATTTACAAGAAATTGGGAAGACAATCGCGAAAAATTGTCGAGGACTTCCCCTTTCAGTTGTGGTAATTGGTGGATTACTCTCAAAGGTAGAAAAAACACAAATTGTGTGGCAATCAGTAGCTAAAAACGTATCTTCCTTGGTGTTTTCAAGCGATGATCAATGCGCAGACATACTAAGATTAAGCTACAACTATTTACCTCAATATTTGAAGCCATGCTTCCTTTACATGGGAGTGTTTCCAAAAGGTCATGAGATCCATGTTTCCAAACTCACCAAGCTGTTGGTTGCTGAGGGTTTTCTGAGACAAGGTGAAGGTCAATTCCCAGAAGAGGTGGCACAAAGCTGTGTGGAAGACCTCCTAGATCGAAGCTTACTTTTAATGTCCAAGAAGGATTATGAAGGCAAAATCAAAGCTTTCAAGATCCACGACCTCTTGCTCGACTTCTGCGGAAAACAAGCAAAGGATGAGAAGTTCCTTCAAATAACAAAAAGTCCTGCCAATCTACATTTTCGAACAGTTTCAGAAAGTGAGCGTCGTATAAGCATTCATCGAGGGGAAAAGTTCGAGTTTGTATATTCTTGTTATGTGTTAGATGACTCTACTTCTCATGTTCGCTCCATTCTTTGTGTGGGTCAATgcaatattttctcatatttgcTCTTAAGATTCCAACTTCTTAAGGTACTGGATGCAACTCAAACACGGTTTCAATACTTTCCACCTCAAGTTTTGGAGCTTGTGAATTTACGCTACATCGCTTTGCTTTGTGATGGGGATATACCTGCATCAATAACAAAGCTATGTAATCTCCAGACATTAATTATTTCTGGAGATCGGTGGAGATATAGTAAAAATCGCTTACCTATGGAAATCTGGTTGATGGTGCATCTAAGGCATGTAAAGTTTGACAGAGTTTATTTGCTCGATCCATGCAAAGCCAACTTCGATTTTTACAGTAAACATTTAGTTCTTAAAGACCTTCAAACTCTATCAggttatggaatttga